In a single window of the Mesorhizobium shangrilense genome:
- the prfA gene encoding peptide chain release factor 1, producing MINLPRDRMDQVVKRFDMLEAQMAAGPEPDAYVKMASEYADLQEIVGKVRDLRAAEAEAADLGAMLDDKATDDEMRELAEADLPGVEERIEALQHDIQILLLPKDAADEKNAILEIRAGTGGDEASLFAGDLFRMYERYAASQGWRVEVASTSEGEVGGFKEIIATVSGKGVFAKLKFESGVHRVQRVPETEAQGRIHTSAATVAVLPEAADVDIEIRNEDIRIDTMRASGAGGQHVNTTDSAVRITHIPTGIIVVQAEKSQHQNRARAMQILRARLYDMERSRMADERSESRKLQVGSGDRSERIRTYNFPQGRVTDHRINLTLYKLDRVMEGELDEIVDALISDHQSKLLADVADG from the coding sequence ATGATAAACCTCCCACGCGACCGAATGGATCAAGTCGTCAAGCGTTTCGACATGCTCGAAGCGCAGATGGCCGCCGGTCCCGAGCCCGACGCATATGTGAAGATGGCGTCCGAGTATGCCGACCTGCAGGAGATCGTCGGCAAGGTGCGTGATCTGCGTGCGGCCGAGGCCGAGGCCGCGGACCTGGGCGCCATGCTGGACGACAAGGCGACCGACGACGAAATGCGCGAATTGGCGGAAGCCGATCTCCCCGGCGTCGAGGAGCGGATCGAGGCCTTGCAGCACGACATCCAGATCCTGCTGCTGCCGAAGGACGCCGCCGACGAAAAGAACGCCATTCTCGAGATTCGCGCCGGCACCGGCGGCGACGAGGCGTCGCTGTTCGCCGGCGACCTTTTCCGCATGTACGAGCGCTACGCCGCAAGCCAGGGCTGGCGCGTCGAGGTGGCGTCCACCAGCGAGGGCGAGGTCGGCGGCTTCAAGGAAATCATCGCGACCGTCTCCGGCAAGGGCGTCTTCGCCAAGCTGAAGTTCGAGTCAGGCGTGCATCGTGTGCAGCGTGTGCCGGAAACCGAAGCGCAGGGCCGCATCCATACCTCCGCCGCCACCGTGGCCGTGCTGCCGGAAGCCGCAGACGTCGACATCGAGATCCGGAACGAGGACATCCGCATCGACACCATGCGGGCGTCAGGCGCTGGCGGCCAGCACGTCAACACCACCGACTCGGCGGTTCGCATCACTCACATCCCGACCGGCATCATCGTGGTGCAGGCGGAGAAGTCGCAGCACCAGAACCGTGCCCGCGCCATGCAGATTCTTCGCGCGCGCCTCTACGACATGGAGCGCAGCCGGATGGCCGACGAGCGGTCGGAGTCGCGCAAGCTGCAGGTGGGGTCTGGCGATCGTTCGGAGCGCATCCGGACCTACAACTTCCCGCAGGGCAGGGTGACAGACCACCGGATCAACCTGACGCTCTACAAGCTCGACCGGGTGATGGAGGGTGAACTCGACGAAATCGTCGATGCGCTGATCTCGGACCACCAGTCGAAGCTCCTGGCGGACGTGGCCGATGGCTAG
- a CDS encoding ArsR/SmtB family transcription factor produces MVELQTPQLNAVFHALGDATRRRMLRELAGGERTVGALAEPFAISLAAASKHIKVLESAGLIRREVRGRMHLCRLEPGPLASAHEWLGFYERFWSGRLDVLESLLRKEDERQRTTPKKGDDR; encoded by the coding sequence ATGGTTGAATTACAAACACCTCAGCTGAACGCCGTCTTCCACGCCCTCGGCGACGCCACGCGGCGACGGATGCTGCGCGAGCTTGCCGGCGGCGAGCGCACGGTCGGCGCGCTTGCGGAACCATTTGCCATCTCGCTGGCGGCGGCATCCAAGCACATCAAGGTGCTAGAGAGCGCCGGACTGATCCGGCGCGAGGTACGTGGCCGCATGCATCTGTGCCGTCTCGAGCCCGGACCGCTCGCCAGCGCCCACGAATGGCTGGGCTTCTACGAGCGCTTCTGGAGCGGCCGCCTGGATGTGCTGGAAAGCCTTCTCCGCAAGGAAGACGAACGCCAACGCACCACCCCCAAGAAAGGAGACGACCGATGA
- a CDS encoding SRPBCC family protein: MTELSTIDAYAVQTEPATLRIERLLPGPIERVWAYLTDSDLRRQWLASGQMDAKVGAPFELVWRNDELTDPSGQRPAGFAEEHRMESRITVFDPFRKVAFTWGASGEVSFELEPTGKQVLLTIIHRRISDRANMLMIGAGWHMHLDILVARATGKEPEPFWDGWSRLRDEYDRRIPA, encoded by the coding sequence ATGACCGAACTCTCCACCATCGACGCCTATGCCGTTCAGACCGAGCCCGCCACATTGAGGATCGAGCGCCTTCTGCCCGGCCCCATCGAGCGCGTGTGGGCATATCTCACCGACAGCGATCTGCGCCGGCAATGGCTGGCGTCCGGTCAGATGGACGCCAAGGTCGGCGCGCCTTTCGAGCTCGTCTGGCGGAACGACGAATTGACCGATCCGTCGGGCCAGCGGCCGGCCGGGTTCGCCGAAGAACACCGGATGGAAAGCCGCATTACGGTGTTCGATCCGTTCCGGAAGGTCGCCTTCACCTGGGGAGCCAGCGGTGAGGTTTCCTTCGAGCTCGAACCGACGGGCAAACAGGTGCTGCTCACCATCATCCATCGCCGCATCTCCGATCGCGCCAACATGCTGATGATCGGCGCCGGCTGGCATATGCATCTCGACATCCTCGTCGCCCGCGCGACAGGCAAGGAGCCCGAGCCGTTCTGGGACGGATGGAGCCGCCTGCGCGACGAATACGACCGGCGGATACCGGCCTGA
- a CDS encoding SDR family NAD(P)-dependent oxidoreductase, which translates to MLLDGKTAIVFGGGGAIGGAVAKAFAREGASVFLSGRHAASVEAVAADIRASGGKAQTAVVDALDETAVERHTAEVAERWGGIDVMLNAMGFQPVQGVPLMDLSPRDFSFPIATWTSSQFLTARAAGRHMVKKDSGVILTLSASPARLALAGTGGFGVACAAVEGLSRTLAAEFGPQGVRVVCIRPQRIGETMSEADFPVPRDEFIGVLEGMTLTKRLPTLADVANTAAFLASNQAAAMSGAVANLTCGMSVD; encoded by the coding sequence ATGCTCCTGGACGGAAAGACAGCGATCGTCTTCGGCGGCGGCGGGGCCATCGGCGGCGCAGTCGCCAAGGCCTTCGCCCGCGAAGGCGCAAGCGTGTTCCTCAGCGGACGCCATGCGGCATCCGTGGAGGCGGTCGCCGCCGACATCAGGGCGTCGGGCGGGAAGGCGCAGACGGCAGTCGTCGACGCACTCGACGAAACAGCCGTCGAGCGGCATACCGCGGAGGTCGCCGAACGATGGGGCGGCATCGACGTCATGCTCAACGCCATGGGCTTCCAGCCGGTGCAGGGCGTGCCGTTGATGGATCTCTCGCCGCGGGATTTTTCCTTCCCCATAGCGACGTGGACCAGCTCCCAGTTCCTCACCGCGCGAGCCGCGGGCCGCCACATGGTGAAAAAGGACTCAGGCGTGATCCTGACCCTCTCCGCCTCGCCGGCGCGGCTGGCGCTGGCGGGCACCGGCGGCTTCGGCGTCGCCTGCGCGGCGGTCGAAGGCCTGTCGCGCACGCTTGCCGCTGAGTTCGGCCCGCAGGGCGTGCGCGTCGTGTGCATTCGGCCGCAGCGCATCGGCGAGACAATGTCGGAAGCCGATTTCCCGGTGCCGCGCGACGAGTTCATCGGCGTCCTCGAAGGCATGACGCTGACAAAGAGGCTGCCGACGCTGGCCGACGTCGCCAACACGGCGGCGTTCCTCGCCTCGAACCAGGCCGCGGCAATGTCCGGCGCGGTGGCCAATCTCACATGCGGGATGAGCGTAGACTAG
- the ptsP gene encoding phosphoenolpyruvate--protein phosphotransferase — translation MRDMAAGPRVLLKRLRELMAEPLEPQARLDRIVREIASNMVAEVCSLYILRADSVLELYATEGLNPGAVHLAQLRLGQGLVGTIAASARPLNLSDAQQHPAFTYLPETGEEIYNSFLGVPVLRAGRTLGVLVVQNRTKRVYREDEIEALETTAMVIAEMIATGDLVRLTRPGLELDLTRPVTIDGLSFNEGIGLGHVVLHEPRIVVTNLFNEDSDQEVERLDTALGSLRLSIDDMLSRRDVAFEGEHRAVLEAYRMFANDRGWVRRLEEAVRNGLTAEAAVEKVQSDMRARMLHMTDPYLRERMSDFDDLANRLLRQLLGRGPEDVAASLPKDAIIVARSMGAAELLDYPRDKLRGLVLEDGAVTSHVVIVARAMGIPVAGQMKGAVSMAENGDAIIVDGEEGVIHLRPQPDLEAAYSEKVRFRARRQEVYRELRSKPSVSRDGVKVDLLMNAGLAVDLPQLADSGAAGIGLFRTELQFMVAAAFPRAEQQERLYRDVLDAARGKPVTFRTIDIGGDKVLPYFKTVAHEENPALGWRAIRLTLDRPGLLRTQVRALLRAAGGRELRLMLPMVTELGEIAQARELIDREVRHLSRFGHDLPNILKVGAMLEVPSLLWQLDELMAAVDFVSVGSNDLFQFVMATDRGNTQLSDRFDPLSVPFLRVLKQIAAAGARTGTPVTLCGELAGKPISALALIGVGFRSISMSPASIGPVKAMLLETPISELKTFFDDNLEGPSAQLPMRALLHTFAADHNIPI, via the coding sequence ATGCGTGATATGGCCGCCGGCCCACGCGTATTGCTGAAAAGGCTCCGCGAGCTCATGGCGGAGCCGCTCGAGCCGCAGGCGCGGCTCGATCGCATCGTGCGTGAGATCGCGTCCAACATGGTCGCCGAGGTCTGCTCGCTCTATATCCTGCGCGCCGACTCCGTCCTCGAACTCTATGCCACCGAGGGTCTGAACCCCGGTGCCGTCCACTTGGCGCAGCTCCGGCTGGGGCAGGGCCTCGTCGGCACCATCGCCGCCAGCGCGCGGCCGCTGAACCTCTCCGACGCTCAGCAGCACCCGGCCTTCACCTACCTGCCGGAGACGGGCGAGGAGATCTACAACTCCTTCCTCGGCGTGCCGGTGCTGCGCGCGGGGCGCACGCTCGGCGTCCTCGTCGTCCAGAACCGAACCAAGCGCGTCTATCGCGAGGACGAGATTGAAGCCCTCGAGACGACGGCCATGGTCATCGCCGAGATGATCGCCACCGGCGACCTCGTGCGGTTGACGCGGCCGGGCCTCGAACTCGACCTGACGCGTCCCGTCACAATTGACGGCCTTTCCTTCAACGAAGGCATCGGCCTCGGTCACGTCGTCCTGCACGAGCCGCGCATCGTCGTCACCAACCTGTTCAACGAGGACAGCGACCAGGAGGTCGAGCGCCTCGACACGGCTCTGGGCTCGCTGCGCCTGTCCATCGACGACATGCTGTCGCGCCGCGACGTCGCCTTCGAGGGCGAGCATCGCGCCGTCCTTGAGGCGTATCGCATGTTCGCCAACGACCGCGGCTGGGTGCGACGGCTGGAAGAGGCTGTGCGCAACGGCCTCACCGCGGAGGCGGCGGTCGAGAAGGTGCAGAGCGACATGCGCGCGCGCATGCTGCACATGACCGACCCGTATCTTCGCGAGCGCATGAGCGACTTCGACGATCTCGCGAACCGGCTCCTGCGCCAGCTCCTGGGCCGTGGCCCCGAGGATGTGGCCGCCTCGCTGCCGAAGGACGCCATCATCGTCGCCCGCTCGATGGGCGCGGCCGAACTGCTCGACTATCCGCGCGACAAGCTGCGCGGCCTAGTGCTCGAGGACGGTGCGGTGACCAGCCACGTCGTCATCGTGGCGCGCGCCATGGGGATTCCCGTCGCCGGCCAGATGAAGGGCGCCGTCTCCATGGCGGAGAACGGCGACGCCATCATCGTCGACGGCGAAGAGGGCGTCATCCACCTGAGGCCCCAGCCCGACCTTGAGGCGGCCTATTCGGAGAAGGTGCGGTTCCGCGCCCGCCGGCAGGAGGTCTACCGCGAGCTGCGTTCAAAACCGTCGGTTTCCAGGGACGGCGTCAAGGTCGATCTGCTGATGAACGCCGGGCTTGCGGTGGATCTGCCGCAGCTTGCCGACTCAGGGGCGGCGGGCATTGGCCTGTTTCGCACAGAACTGCAGTTCATGGTCGCCGCCGCGTTTCCGCGCGCCGAGCAGCAGGAGCGGCTCTACCGCGACGTCCTCGACGCCGCGCGCGGCAAGCCGGTCACGTTCCGCACCATCGACATCGGCGGCGACAAGGTCCTGCCCTATTTCAAGACTGTGGCGCACGAGGAGAATCCGGCGCTGGGCTGGCGCGCCATCCGGCTGACCCTCGACCGTCCCGGCCTGCTCAGGACCCAGGTCCGCGCCCTGTTGCGCGCCGCCGGCGGGCGCGAGCTCAGGCTGATGCTGCCGATGGTCACCGAACTCGGCGAGATCGCGCAGGCCCGCGAATTGATCGACCGCGAGGTCCGCCATCTGTCGCGCTTCGGCCACGACCTGCCGAACATTTTGAAGGTCGGCGCCATGCTGGAGGTGCCGTCGCTGCTGTGGCAGCTCGACGAACTGATGGCGGCGGTCGACTTCGTCTCCGTCGGCTCCAACGACCTGTTCCAGTTCGTCATGGCGACGGACCGCGGCAACACCCAGCTCTCCGACCGCTTCGACCCGCTGTCGGTGCCGTTCCTGCGCGTCCTGAAGCAGATCGCGGCGGCCGGCGCACGGACGGGAACGCCGGTCACCCTGTGCGGCGAGCTTGCCGGCAAGCCGATTTCGGCTCTCGCCCTGATCGGCGTCGGTTTCCGTTCCATCTCGATGTCGCCGGCGTCGATCGGCCCGGTCAAGGCAATGCTTCTCGAGACGCCGATCTCGGAGCTGAAGACCTTCTTCGACGACAACCTGGAAGGCCCGAGCGCCCAGCTGCCGATGCGGGCGCTGCTGCACACCTTCGCAGCCGACCACAACATCCCGATCTGA
- a CDS encoding aspartate kinase: MARIVMKFGGTSVADIARIRNVARHVKREVDAGNEVAVVVSAMAGKTNELVAWTREASPMHDAREYDAVVASGEQVTAGLLAITLQNMGVNARSWQGWQIPIKTDGAHGAARITDIDGSFLIKRFGEGQVAVVAGFQGIAPDNRIATLGRGGSDTSAVAIAAAVKADRCDIYTDVDGVYTTDPRIEPKARRLDKITFEEMLEMASLGAKVLQVRSVELAMVHKVRTFVRSSFAEPDAPGMGDLLNPPGTLICDEDEIVEQQVVTGIAYAKDEAQISLRRVADRPGVAAGIFLPLAEANINVDMIVQNISEDGKSTDMTFTVPSGDTAKALAVLERVKDTVGFDVVQHEEGMSKVSVIGIGMRSHAGVAATAFRALAEKSINIRAITTSEIKISILIDGPYTELAVRTLHSVYGLDKH; this comes from the coding sequence ATGGCGCGTATCGTGATGAAATTCGGCGGGACTTCGGTCGCCGACATCGCTCGCATCCGTAATGTGGCGCGCCACGTCAAACGTGAGGTCGACGCCGGCAACGAAGTCGCAGTCGTGGTTTCGGCCATGGCGGGCAAGACCAACGAACTGGTCGCCTGGACGCGCGAAGCCTCGCCGATGCACGACGCGCGCGAATATGACGCCGTGGTCGCCTCCGGCGAGCAGGTGACCGCCGGCCTTCTGGCGATCACGCTGCAGAACATGGGCGTCAACGCCCGCTCCTGGCAGGGTTGGCAGATCCCGATCAAGACCGACGGCGCCCATGGCGCCGCGCGCATCACCGACATCGACGGCTCTTTCCTGATCAAGCGCTTCGGCGAGGGTCAGGTGGCCGTGGTCGCCGGCTTCCAGGGCATCGCGCCCGACAACCGCATCGCGACGCTCGGTCGCGGCGGCTCGGACACCAGCGCGGTCGCGATCGCCGCCGCGGTGAAGGCCGACCGCTGCGACATCTACACCGACGTCGACGGCGTCTACACCACCGACCCGCGCATCGAGCCCAAGGCGCGCCGCCTTGACAAGATCACTTTCGAGGAAATGCTCGAGATGGCCTCGCTCGGCGCCAAGGTGCTTCAGGTGCGCTCCGTCGAGCTCGCCATGGTGCACAAGGTGCGCACCTTCGTCCGCTCCTCCTTCGCGGAGCCGGACGCGCCCGGCATGGGCGATCTCTTGAATCCGCCTGGAACGCTTATTTGCGACGAGGATGAAATCGTGGAACAGCAAGTCGTCACCGGTATCGCCTATGCCAAGGACGAGGCGCAGATCTCGCTTCGTCGCGTCGCCGACCGCCCGGGCGTGGCCGCCGGCATCTTCCTGCCGCTGGCCGAGGCCAACATCAATGTTGACATGATCGTCCAGAACATCTCCGAGGACGGCAAGTCGACCGATATGACGTTTACCGTGCCTTCGGGCGACACCGCCAAGGCGCTGGCCGTTCTGGAACGCGTGAAGGACACGGTCGGCTTCGACGTCGTCCAGCACGAGGAAGGCATGTCGAAGGTGTCGGTCATCGGCATCGGGATGCGCAGCCACGCCGGCGTCGCCGCCACGGCCTTCCGCGCCCTTGCCGAAAAATCGATCAATATCCGTGCAATCACCACGTCCGAGATCAAAATCTCGATACTGATCGACGGTCCATACACGGAACTTGCGGTTCGGACTTTGCATTCCGTGTATGGTCTGGATAAGCACTAA
- a CDS encoding citrate synthase encodes MTHHPKSLIGLDGVAAAETRLSHIDGERGVLVIAGEAVERLALEAGFEEVAARLWSLADAQQRDATSVGAALATARLRAFDRLPAMLAVTEGMPIVAAFRAAVAALQPDPDLPPEAAIVGAMPVIAAALVRARQGEQPVAPSADLPHAADTLRMIRGVAPSDAEAKALDTYLVTVSDHSMNASTFAARVVASTGAGLFMAVTAGYCALTGPLHGGAPEPVLEMLDAIGRRENIAPWIDAALVRGERLMGFGHRVYRVRDPRADVLKHAVGLLGRSEAELGLAAEVEAYARQALARAKPDRALDTNVEFYTAILLDALGIPRQAFTPIFAAARAAGWTAHALEQQKNGRLLRPAAAYVGTMPAG; translated from the coding sequence ATGACACACCACCCCAAGTCCCTGATCGGTCTCGACGGCGTCGCCGCGGCCGAGACGCGCCTGTCGCATATCGACGGCGAGCGCGGTGTGCTGGTCATCGCCGGTGAGGCGGTGGAGCGGCTGGCCCTGGAAGCCGGCTTCGAGGAGGTCGCCGCACGCCTTTGGTCGCTTGCCGACGCGCAGCAGCGCGACGCCACGTCGGTCGGCGCGGCCTTGGCGACCGCGCGCCTGCGCGCCTTCGACCGCCTGCCCGCCATGCTTGCCGTCACCGAAGGCATGCCGATCGTCGCCGCTTTCCGTGCTGCCGTCGCGGCATTGCAGCCGGATCCGGACCTTCCGCCCGAAGCCGCTATCGTCGGGGCCATGCCGGTCATTGCGGCGGCACTCGTCCGCGCCCGGCAGGGCGAACAGCCGGTTGCGCCCTCCGCGGACCTCCCGCACGCCGCCGATACCCTGCGCATGATCCGGGGCGTCGCGCCTTCGGACGCAGAAGCCAAGGCGCTCGATACCTATCTCGTCACCGTCTCCGACCACAGCATGAACGCCTCCACCTTCGCCGCCCGCGTCGTCGCCTCGACAGGTGCCGGCCTCTTCATGGCGGTCACCGCAGGCTACTGTGCGCTTACCGGGCCGCTGCACGGCGGCGCGCCCGAGCCTGTGCTGGAGATGCTCGATGCCATCGGCAGGCGCGAGAACATCGCGCCATGGATCGACGCCGCCCTTGTCCGCGGCGAGCGGCTGATGGGCTTCGGCCACCGTGTCTACCGCGTCCGCGACCCCCGGGCGGACGTGCTGAAGCATGCGGTCGGTCTGCTCGGCAGGAGCGAGGCGGAGCTCGGCCTCGCGGCCGAGGTGGAGGCCTATGCGCGCCAGGCGCTCGCCAGGGCCAAGCCAGACCGGGCTCTGGATACCAATGTCGAGTTCTACACCGCCATCCTGCTCGATGCTCTCGGCATCCCGCGCCAGGCCTTCACGCCGATCTTCGCCGCCGCCCGCGCAGCCGGATGGACCGCGCATGCGCTTGAACAGCAGAAGAATGGCCGTCTGCTCAGGCCTGCCGCGGCCTATGTCGGGACGATGCCGGCCGGTTAG
- a CDS encoding citrate synthase family protein: MKNPRDPLYLTARQAAGELSVSPATLYAYVSRGLIRSEPAESSRERRYRAEDVRALKGRRSMPAAQRSDVEQQAIETAVSTIDDGGQIYRGVRAVPLAAEASLEQAATLLWDVSGIDPFEPGNLPVMDQAMRAVMDACAQADPLPRAIATLALATSADGQAFNRSAEGRARIGARIVRLVTTAILGTPASADPVHVQIARQWAEGERQAESLIRRALVLLADHEFNPSTYTLRCAVSTGLSLYDATVAGLVALKGPKHGGAALLAAQFVGVLAVAEGDLEQVVRTHVTLGEQIPGFGHKVYRSSDPRADDLLAALVRAGADRRLAVEAPALISDATGLFPNIDYALAVMARTLGLPPGAEIALFAIARTAGWIAHGAEQLASGKLIRPAARYVGLHAGRTGRHPE, translated from the coding sequence ATGAAAAATCCCCGCGATCCGCTCTATCTCACTGCCCGCCAGGCGGCCGGCGAGCTGTCGGTCTCGCCTGCAACGCTCTACGCCTATGTCAGCCGCGGCCTGATCCGCTCGGAGCCTGCCGAGTCCTCGCGCGAGCGGCGCTATCGAGCAGAAGACGTGCGGGCGCTGAAGGGCCGACGCAGCATGCCGGCCGCACAGCGCAGCGACGTCGAGCAGCAGGCGATCGAAACCGCCGTCAGCACCATCGACGATGGCGGACAGATCTATCGCGGCGTGCGGGCCGTCCCCCTGGCAGCCGAGGCAAGCCTCGAACAGGCGGCGACGCTCCTGTGGGATGTCAGCGGCATCGATCCCTTCGAGCCTGGCAACCTGCCGGTGATGGACCAGGCCATGCGCGCGGTGATGGATGCCTGCGCGCAGGCGGATCCGCTGCCGCGCGCTATTGCCACGCTGGCATTGGCGACCAGCGCCGACGGCCAGGCCTTCAACCGCTCGGCGGAAGGCCGGGCGCGCATCGGCGCGCGCATTGTCAGGCTGGTCACGACGGCAATCCTCGGCACACCGGCGTCGGCCGATCCCGTCCATGTCCAGATCGCGCGGCAGTGGGCCGAAGGAGAGCGGCAGGCCGAAAGCCTGATCCGAAGGGCGCTGGTGCTGCTCGCCGACCATGAGTTCAATCCATCGACCTACACGTTGCGCTGCGCCGTCTCGACAGGGCTCTCGCTCTATGACGCGACCGTCGCAGGGCTCGTGGCGCTCAAGGGGCCGAAGCACGGCGGCGCCGCCCTGCTGGCGGCGCAGTTCGTCGGCGTCCTTGCGGTTGCGGAGGGTGACCTGGAGCAGGTCGTGCGCACGCATGTGACGCTCGGCGAGCAGATCCCGGGCTTTGGGCACAAGGTCTACCGCTCCAGCGACCCGCGCGCCGACGACCTGCTTGCCGCGCTGGTCCGCGCGGGCGCCGATCGGAGGCTTGCCGTCGAGGCGCCAGCCCTGATTTCGGACGCCACCGGGCTGTTCCCCAACATCGACTACGCCCTTGCCGTAATGGCGCGCACGCTCGGCCTCCCCCCGGGCGCGGAGATTGCCCTGTTTGCGATCGCACGCACCGCGGGCTGGATTGCCCATGGCGCGGAGCAACTGGCGAGCGGGAAGCTCATCCGGCCTGCGGCGCGCTATGTTGGGCTGCATGCGGGGCGGACCGGCCGCCATCCCGAATGA
- a CDS encoding gamma-glutamylcyclotransferase, which produces MRLGEHHLAAVAKTIADPGPHVFVGRTPATDADYERVVAEIQAGAPPGPLWLFAYGSLIWNPEFEHDEARIARARGWRRTFCLGWDYRFRGSVERPGLMMALDRGGQCTGVVYRLPEATRKANLDRLIRREMSMVPTAFPPRWIKVETEDGPVRALTFVMDRNSGRYQNLADDAVADVLAKACGFRGSMAQYLHATVLNLEAMGIHDRHLWRMQELVAERIAREHSLQD; this is translated from the coding sequence ATGCGGCTCGGCGAGCATCATCTGGCGGCGGTCGCCAAGACCATCGCCGATCCCGGTCCGCACGTCTTCGTGGGCCGAACGCCCGCAACCGATGCGGACTACGAACGCGTGGTGGCCGAGATCCAGGCAGGCGCCCCGCCGGGTCCATTGTGGCTGTTCGCCTATGGGTCGCTGATCTGGAACCCCGAGTTCGAACACGACGAAGCCCGCATCGCGCGAGCGCGCGGCTGGCGACGCACCTTCTGCCTCGGCTGGGACTACCGGTTCCGCGGCAGCGTCGAGCGGCCCGGGCTGATGATGGCGCTTGATCGCGGCGGCCAGTGCACAGGAGTTGTCTACCGACTGCCGGAGGCCACGCGGAAGGCGAACCTCGACAGGCTGATCCGGCGCGAGATGAGTATGGTGCCCACCGCGTTTCCACCACGCTGGATCAAGGTGGAGACCGAAGACGGTCCGGTCCGCGCGCTGACATTCGTCATGGACCGCAACAGCGGCCGCTACCAGAACCTGGCTGACGACGCAGTCGCCGACGTGCTTGCGAAGGCCTGCGGGTTCCGCGGCTCGATGGCGCAATACCTTCACGCCACCGTGTTGAATCTCGAGGCCATGGGCATCCACGACCGCCATCTGTGGCGCATGCAGGAACTCGTCGCAGAGCGCATCGCGCGCGAACACAGCCTGCAGGATTAA